A genomic stretch from Geothermobacter hydrogeniphilus includes:
- a CDS encoding tetratricopeptide repeat protein has translation MRSLSRRHTYVSFFLLLIIIGLLQTSPAAAGEGKKSVLNDLSSRSDMGISRVTFDFDRLPNYDLKTSGQRIDLILKHSAAGIGLKHLPEDDKIIKVLVARDLDNLIVSLLLRRIPSHVVATPDDNLHQLKLAIRWDDADTVRPGIVFDLPDMPAVRKNGVQLKRTSLARSHYKGNWTAFLQRSHTPIRLQVRPAYSLPDHAELPDDGLRGKYPEQWRIALRKADWQELQKLTAGAPTTAGKLLRGEALLRGGQPEQALQVLREIKLSDPRGVPQDRLHYFLAHAQVRTGQPYAALLSLTQPGDNTGRNTSWQPWIALLRAEVELGLGHADKALKALAAISPGDNEKLRLIKELRHADSLSLKGDYPAAMKAYLSLPEELTAERGFSLAQQALCCQMTENYGRAREVFNALAHLLPAGEDRALARYGELTCYEKQSRSLVYLDKLESLRWDNDGSEVAYRVMMKLSDLMAPGKTDAAIRRQLKDYRLVAEKAPIMDLRQEAGIKIAILQHLQGNNESAIHQLEKNLRDFKRGSLRNEAVSLLGELLPPTITDQIRKGRNLDALVLVERDRSLLIQQPLSWDFLYQIALAYDRLELDSRADKIFLYLYDRAKDRKQKARACLLLARNYLQLGELDLVEQYSERYRTLQPRGSDLARSWLLQLRARVARDGTKNAVAWFDRQKVTADSELALYAAQLYWELKRYDRVVENLDRAKKETTRLPLQAALWRAEAYYRLGRKEKALKYFQDLFNQPEAAAQARYRAATILLDKNKLEAGSQLLKEVAADTRDKRWSRLAADRLLSLTM, from the coding sequence ATGAGATCTTTATCCAGACGACATACGTACGTTTCCTTCTTCCTGCTGCTGATCATCATCGGCCTGCTGCAGACGTCCCCGGCGGCTGCGGGGGAAGGGAAAAAGTCGGTCCTCAACGATCTTTCCAGCCGTTCGGATATGGGGATCAGTCGGGTCACTTTCGATTTTGACCGGCTGCCGAACTACGATCTCAAGACTTCGGGGCAGAGAATTGACCTGATTCTGAAGCACAGCGCCGCGGGAATCGGGCTGAAACACCTGCCCGAGGATGACAAGATCATCAAGGTGTTGGTCGCCCGCGACCTCGACAACCTGATTGTTTCGCTGCTGCTGCGCCGCATTCCATCGCACGTCGTTGCCACCCCGGATGACAACCTTCATCAGTTGAAACTCGCCATACGCTGGGATGACGCCGACACGGTCCGTCCCGGGATCGTCTTTGACCTTCCGGATATGCCGGCAGTCCGTAAAAACGGTGTGCAGCTGAAACGTACCAGCCTGGCCAGGTCGCACTACAAGGGAAACTGGACCGCTTTTCTGCAACGCTCCCACACGCCGATTCGACTGCAGGTCAGGCCCGCCTACAGTCTTCCCGACCATGCGGAACTTCCGGATGACGGACTGCGTGGCAAATATCCTGAACAATGGCGTATCGCCCTGCGCAAAGCCGACTGGCAGGAGCTGCAGAAGCTGACAGCCGGCGCGCCGACGACCGCTGGAAAACTGCTGCGCGGCGAGGCGTTGCTGCGCGGCGGGCAGCCGGAACAGGCTCTCCAGGTGTTGCGCGAAATCAAACTGTCAGATCCGCGGGGAGTGCCGCAAGACCGCCTCCATTATTTCCTGGCTCACGCCCAGGTCCGTACCGGCCAGCCTTACGCGGCCCTGCTCAGCCTCACCCAACCGGGGGACAATACGGGCCGGAACACGTCCTGGCAGCCATGGATCGCCCTGCTGCGCGCAGAAGTCGAACTCGGTCTCGGACACGCTGACAAAGCACTTAAAGCCCTGGCCGCAATCTCCCCGGGAGACAATGAGAAATTACGTCTTATCAAGGAACTGCGTCATGCCGACAGCCTGAGTCTCAAGGGTGACTACCCCGCCGCCATGAAGGCCTACCTGTCTCTGCCCGAAGAACTGACCGCCGAACGCGGGTTCAGTCTCGCCCAGCAGGCACTCTGCTGTCAGATGACCGAAAATTACGGTCGCGCGCGTGAGGTATTCAACGCCCTGGCCCACCTGCTACCGGCGGGCGAAGACAGGGCCCTGGCCCGTTACGGCGAATTGACCTGTTATGAAAAGCAGAGTCGCTCGCTGGTCTACCTCGACAAACTGGAATCTTTGCGCTGGGACAATGACGGTAGCGAAGTTGCCTATCGGGTGATGATGAAACTCAGTGACCTGATGGCGCCCGGCAAAACAGACGCGGCGATCCGCAGGCAACTGAAAGACTACCGTCTCGTGGCCGAAAAAGCCCCGATCATGGACTTACGCCAGGAGGCCGGCATCAAGATCGCCATCCTGCAGCATCTGCAGGGCAACAACGAATCCGCCATCCATCAACTGGAAAAAAACCTGAGGGATTTCAAACGCGGCAGCCTGCGCAATGAAGCGGTCTCCCTGCTCGGCGAATTGTTGCCGCCGACCATCACCGACCAGATCCGCAAGGGACGGAATCTTGACGCCCTGGTACTGGTGGAAAGAGATCGCAGCCTGCTGATTCAACAACCGCTGTCCTGGGATTTCCTCTACCAGATTGCCCTTGCCTACGATCGACTGGAACTCGACAGCCGCGCTGACAAGATTTTTCTCTATCTCTACGACCGGGCAAAGGACAGGAAACAGAAAGCGCGGGCCTGCCTGCTGCTGGCCCGAAATTATCTGCAACTCGGCGAGCTGGACCTGGTCGAACAGTACAGTGAACGCTACCGCACCCTGCAACCGCGTGGCAGTGACCTGGCTCGTTCCTGGCTGCTGCAGTTGCGGGCGCGTGTCGCCCGGGACGGTACCAAAAATGCCGTCGCCTGGTTCGACCGGCAGAAGGTCACCGCGGATTCTGAACTGGCACTCTACGCGGCGCAGCTCTACTGGGAACTGAAACGCTATGACCGGGTCGTGGAGAACCTCGACCGGGCGAAAAAAGAGACGACCAGGCTTCCGCTGCAGGCGGCACTTTGGCGGGCGGAAGCCTATTATCGCCTCGGTCGGAAAGAAAAAGCGCTGAAATATTTCCAGGATCTGTTCAATCAGCCGGAAGCCGCCGCCCAGGCGCGATATCGGGCGGCGACCATCCTGCTCGACAAAAACAAGCTTGAAGCGGGCAGCCAACTTCTCAAGGAAGTTGCCGCGGATACCCGCGACAAGCGGTGGAGCCGCCTGGCTGCGGACAGACTGCTCAGCCTGACCATGTAG
- a CDS encoding chemotaxis protein CheA — MGNIPDDQIEIINDFIQESRDMLDNLEPTIIELGQSCQKVDCWSVLDCSNKTCKRHGKSMETPCWLDEGYVGAGLQTCVFAESESDCLSCQVFVLTNGDPETMNAIFRLFHSMKGSAGFLEFDHIAHVAHLAENLLDRIRSGKVMLEADHVDLLCQGCDFAREALDYVEKNLDDQGVSEEAAGIGALLEKAVSEAQQKAERVHAPQVDVAAADVESETEASGEELPGLEDLITPEMLSRFVQEGDELLTDSEQLLLAWGEDPGNSDSLAELFRDIHSFKGNCGFFGFADLEKLSHQMETVLDAAKQGCDFGEQKPADILLKMVDQLRTGLGSIADGGRGKLENLEDCLAEMKKLLVKTDQPPAPDPEELRLADLLVQQGVVASGTIATLMRTKSRPLVDALVGCEIATREQIEQAVKQAEKAAAEKTTAAETSAPAVVKPARSVVGKAVKAAPKGGTIKRQDIRVDLDKLDKLINLIGEMVIAENMLVNNPDLVGLELENFNKASQQMSKIVRELQEMAMVIRMIPVSGLFRRMIRLVHDLSVKSGKKVELELSGEETEVDKTVIEQITDPLVHLLRNSLDHGLESPEERVAAGKPEKGVVRLSAKHEEGEVWITVEDDGRGLNRERILAKAIEKGLVQGDGAELSDRAVFNLIFQPGFSTADKITDISGRGVGMDVVKQNLEKIKGKIEVYSKPGQGSSIKLRIPLTLAIIDGLMIRVGRTRCILPLLSVREIFRPTAEAITHTPDGQELVKVRENFVPVLRLHNVLRKKPDSFVLHEGTLVVLEHQDDRIGLFVDEIVGQQQTVIKGLSNYLGNVNCASGCTILGNGDVCLILDIGSLVDVVEQGLCRLDSEPAGGEMPAVVTA, encoded by the coding sequence ATGGGCAATATCCCGGACGATCAAATTGAAATTATCAACGACTTTATCCAGGAAAGCCGCGATATGCTCGACAATCTCGAGCCGACCATCATCGAGTTGGGCCAGAGTTGTCAAAAAGTCGACTGCTGGTCGGTTCTTGATTGCAGCAACAAGACCTGCAAGCGTCACGGAAAGAGCATGGAGACCCCCTGCTGGCTGGATGAAGGTTATGTCGGTGCCGGGCTGCAGACCTGCGTTTTCGCCGAGTCTGAAAGCGATTGTCTCTCCTGCCAGGTCTTTGTCCTGACCAACGGCGACCCGGAAACTATGAATGCCATCTTCCGTCTCTTTCATTCCATGAAGGGGAGTGCCGGTTTCCTGGAATTCGACCATATCGCCCATGTTGCCCATCTGGCGGAAAATCTTCTTGATCGAATCCGCTCCGGCAAGGTCATGCTTGAAGCCGACCATGTCGATCTGCTGTGCCAGGGGTGTGATTTTGCCCGGGAAGCGCTTGATTACGTTGAAAAGAATCTCGATGACCAGGGGGTGTCGGAAGAAGCCGCCGGCATCGGCGCCCTGCTGGAAAAGGCGGTCAGCGAAGCCCAGCAGAAGGCTGAGCGCGTTCATGCGCCGCAAGTCGATGTTGCCGCCGCCGATGTTGAATCTGAAACGGAAGCGTCGGGGGAAGAGCTGCCCGGTCTGGAAGACCTGATTACACCGGAGATGCTGTCCAGATTTGTCCAGGAAGGGGATGAACTGTTGACAGACAGTGAGCAGTTGCTGCTGGCCTGGGGAGAAGATCCCGGCAACAGCGACAGTCTTGCCGAACTCTTTCGCGACATCCACAGTTTCAAGGGGAATTGCGGTTTTTTCGGCTTTGCCGATCTGGAAAAGCTGAGTCACCAGATGGAAACCGTCCTTGATGCCGCCAAACAGGGGTGTGACTTCGGGGAGCAAAAGCCGGCCGATATCCTGCTGAAGATGGTCGATCAGCTGCGTACCGGCCTTGGTTCGATCGCTGACGGCGGCAGGGGCAAACTGGAAAATCTTGAAGACTGTCTGGCCGAGATGAAGAAGCTGCTGGTCAAGACCGACCAGCCGCCGGCGCCCGATCCCGAGGAGCTGCGTCTTGCCGATCTGCTGGTCCAGCAGGGCGTGGTTGCTTCCGGGACCATTGCCACCCTGATGCGAACCAAGTCACGGCCGTTGGTTGATGCCCTGGTCGGTTGCGAAATCGCCACCCGGGAACAGATAGAACAGGCTGTCAAGCAGGCTGAAAAGGCGGCCGCTGAAAAAACAACGGCCGCGGAAACGAGCGCGCCCGCAGTGGTCAAGCCGGCCAGATCGGTTGTCGGCAAGGCGGTCAAAGCGGCGCCTAAAGGCGGCACGATCAAACGCCAGGACATCCGTGTTGATCTCGACAAGCTGGATAAGTTGATCAACCTTATCGGTGAAATGGTTATTGCTGAAAACATGCTGGTCAACAACCCTGACCTGGTCGGGCTGGAACTGGAAAACTTCAATAAAGCCAGCCAGCAGATGAGCAAAATTGTCCGTGAACTCCAGGAAATGGCGATGGTTATCCGCATGATTCCGGTTTCGGGACTTTTCCGGCGCATGATACGCCTGGTTCACGACCTTTCGGTCAAGTCGGGGAAAAAGGTGGAACTGGAATTGTCCGGTGAGGAAACCGAGGTTGACAAGACGGTTATCGAGCAGATTACCGACCCGCTGGTTCATCTGCTGCGAAACTCTCTTGATCACGGGCTGGAATCCCCTGAAGAACGGGTTGCCGCCGGGAAACCGGAAAAGGGTGTGGTCAGGCTTTCCGCAAAACACGAAGAGGGTGAGGTCTGGATCACGGTGGAGGATGACGGACGCGGCCTGAACCGGGAGCGGATCCTGGCGAAGGCCATCGAAAAGGGACTGGTGCAGGGGGATGGTGCCGAGTTGAGCGATCGCGCCGTTTTCAACCTGATCTTCCAGCCGGGATTTTCGACCGCGGACAAGATTACCGATATCTCCGGTCGTGGCGTCGGCATGGACGTCGTGAAGCAGAATCTTGAAAAAATCAAGGGCAAGATCGAGGTCTACAGCAAACCGGGGCAGGGGTCGAGCATCAAGTTGCGCATCCCCCTGACCCTGGCCATCATCGACGGGCTGATGATTCGGGTCGGCCGTACCCGCTGCATTCTGCCGCTGCTGTCGGTCAGGGAGATCTTCCGGCCGACGGCCGAAGCCATCACCCATACTCCCGACGGCCAGGAGCTGGTCAAGGTTCGGGAGAATTTCGTCCCGGTGCTGCGACTGCATAATGTTCTTCGCAAGAAGCCCGACTCCTTCGTACTTCACGAAGGTACCCTGGTTGTTCTTGAGCATCAGGATGATCGCATCGGTCTTTTTGTCGACGAAATCGTCGGCCAGCAGCAAACCGTCATCAAGGGCCTTTCCAATTATCTCGGCAATGTCAACTGCGCTTCCGGCTGCACCATCCTCGGCAACGGCGATGTCTGCCTGATTCTTGATATCGGCAGCCTGGTCGATGTGGTGGAGCAGGGGCTTTGCCGGTTGGACAGCGAGCCCGCCGGTGGCGAAATGCCAGCCGTCGTTACGGCTTAA
- a CDS encoding chemotaxis protein CheW, which produces MQNNTASAVSEEPLDLAEDTQRGKFLTFHIADEDYGIEIRYVTEIIGIQSITDVPDMPDYIKGVINLRGNVIPVMDVRKRFNLPEKAYEERTCIVVVNVDDKTVGLVVDKVNEVIDIPDGQIEPPPRTKAESGQYIQGMGKVEEEVKILLDVRKLLYSEDLEQMTKNSD; this is translated from the coding sequence ATGCAGAACAACACCGCGTCAGCTGTTTCGGAAGAGCCTCTGGATCTTGCCGAGGATACCCAGCGGGGGAAATTTCTGACTTTTCACATCGCCGACGAGGATTACGGCATCGAGATCCGTTACGTAACCGAAATCATCGGCATCCAGTCGATCACCGATGTTCCTGATATGCCCGATTACATCAAGGGGGTCATCAACCTGCGGGGTAACGTGATCCCGGTGATGGATGTGCGCAAACGTTTCAATCTGCCGGAGAAAGCCTACGAGGAGCGGACCTGCATCGTGGTCGTGAATGTCGATGACAAGACCGTCGGCCTGGTGGTTGACAAGGTCAACGAGGTGATCGATATCCCCGATGGACAGATTGAACCGCCGCCCCGCACCAAGGCGGAGAGCGGACAGTATATCCAGGGAATGGGAAAAGTTGAGGAAGAGGTGAAGATCCTGCTTGATGTGCGCAAGCTGCTCTACAGTGAAGACCTTGAACAGATGACGAAAAATTCCGACTAA
- a CDS encoding CheR family methyltransferase, whose translation MGWTQVSQAVASNGTAGHNHMMVISDDEFNAMRKLIYERFGINLTDQKRSLLVGRLQKLVRGNGFNSFQAYYQHLLNDSSERALSELVDRVSTNHTYFNRENDHFDYFRNTALPAVVERLKKENRLDLRIWCAGCSSGEEAYMLLMLIREVLGSDHRRWDAGILATDISDRVLAVARQGLYPEEKLSNMPAELKRKYFRQQPDGRWQVDESLRREATFRRFNLMNKTFPFKKPFQIIFCRNVMIYFDQPTRDTLVKKFHRLTEPDGYLFIGHSETLGRSQTLYRYLLPAAYQKMEV comes from the coding sequence ATGGGCTGGACTCAGGTGAGCCAGGCTGTCGCGTCAAACGGGACGGCCGGGCATAATCACATGATGGTCATCAGTGATGATGAATTCAACGCCATGCGCAAGCTCATCTACGAGCGGTTCGGGATCAACCTGACCGACCAGAAACGTTCGCTGCTGGTCGGGAGACTGCAGAAACTGGTGCGCGGCAATGGTTTCAATTCTTTCCAGGCCTATTACCAGCATCTGCTGAATGATTCCAGCGAACGTGCCTTGAGCGAACTGGTCGACCGGGTTTCGACCAATCACACCTATTTCAATCGGGAAAATGATCATTTCGATTACTTCCGCAACACCGCACTGCCGGCGGTTGTCGAACGACTGAAAAAGGAAAATCGTCTCGATCTGCGAATCTGGTGTGCCGGCTGTTCAAGTGGTGAAGAAGCCTACATGTTGCTGATGCTGATCCGTGAGGTCCTCGGCAGTGACCACCGTCGCTGGGACGCCGGTATCCTGGCCACCGATATTTCCGACCGGGTGCTCGCTGTTGCCAGGCAGGGGCTTTATCCCGAGGAGAAGTTGAGCAACATGCCGGCGGAACTGAAACGGAAATATTTCCGTCAGCAGCCCGACGGCCGCTGGCAGGTTGATGAAAGCCTGCGCCGGGAAGCGACGTTCCGTCGTTTCAACCTGATGAACAAAACCTTTCCGTTCAAGAAGCCGTTTCAGATTATCTTCTGCCGCAATGTCATGATCTATTTTGATCAGCCAACCCGAGATACGCTGGTGAAGAAGTTTCATCGCCTGACCGAGCCGGACGGGTATCTCTTCATCGGTCACTCCGAGACCCTCGGCCGCAGCCAGACTCTTTATCGTTATCTGCTGCCGGCCGCCTATCAGAAGATGGAGGTCTGA
- a CDS encoding protein-glutamate methylesterase/protein-glutamine glutaminase has product MSGKVRVLIVDDSALVRQLLSKGLGSDAGIEVVATAGDPYAARDHIARLRPDVMTLDVEMPRMDGVEFLRRLMPQYPIPVVMVSSLTQRGKQITIDSLNAGAVDFVAKPTTDVARGLKAMILELCAKVKLAATVDVSHWKNRRKELPKLLKASGGALAESTDKVIVIGASTGGTEATRRIITRLPAGFPGIVITQHMPPGFTQMYAESLNRESAMQVREAKTGDRVAPGLVLLAPGGKQMRVIRSGGRYEVICEAGPKVSGHCPSVDVLMESAARSVGGNAIGVMLTGMGSDGARGMLAMARAGARNIAQDEASCVVFGMPKVAFEMGGAKRLVPLDDIPPLLVGMLTERAA; this is encoded by the coding sequence ATGTCCGGAAAAGTTCGTGTGTTGATTGTTGATGATTCCGCGCTGGTCCGCCAGCTCTTGTCCAAGGGACTCGGCAGCGATGCGGGAATCGAGGTTGTCGCGACCGCCGGCGACCCCTATGCGGCCCGTGACCATATCGCCCGGCTGCGGCCGGACGTGATGACCCTGGATGTTGAAATGCCGCGCATGGACGGTGTCGAGTTCCTGCGGCGGCTGATGCCGCAGTACCCGATCCCGGTGGTGATGGTCAGTTCCCTGACCCAGCGCGGCAAGCAGATCACCATTGATTCCCTGAACGCGGGCGCGGTCGATTTTGTCGCCAAACCGACCACCGATGTCGCGCGCGGACTGAAGGCGATGATTCTTGAATTGTGCGCCAAGGTGAAGTTGGCCGCGACGGTGGATGTTTCCCATTGGAAAAATCGTCGCAAGGAATTGCCGAAACTGCTTAAAGCCAGTGGCGGCGCTCTGGCCGAGTCGACCGACAAAGTTATCGTCATCGGCGCGTCGACCGGCGGCACCGAGGCTACGCGACGCATTATCACCCGCCTGCCGGCCGGGTTCCCCGGTATCGTCATTACCCAGCACATGCCGCCCGGCTTCACACAGATGTACGCCGAGTCGCTCAATCGCGAGAGCGCCATGCAGGTGCGTGAAGCCAAAACCGGCGACCGGGTCGCTCCCGGCCTGGTGCTGCTCGCCCCTGGCGGCAAGCAGATGCGGGTGATTCGCAGCGGCGGGCGATACGAGGTTATCTGTGAGGCTGGACCCAAGGTCAGCGGTCACTGTCCATCGGTTGATGTGCTGATGGAATCGGCCGCCCGGTCCGTCGGCGGCAACGCCATCGGCGTGATGCTGACCGGCATGGGCAGTGACGGCGCCCGCGGGATGCTGGCCATGGCCCGGGCCGGAGCCCGGAATATCGCCCAGGATGAAGCCTCGTGCGTCGTTTTCGGCATGCCCAAGGTCGCTTTCGAAATGGGAGGAGCCAAACGGCTGGTTCCGCTGGATGATATTCCACCTCTGCTGGTCGGTATGTTGACGGAGCGCGCGGCATGA
- a CDS encoding chemotaxis protein CheD, producing MSDLVLGIGDFGASASSGCAIKTYALGSCVAVIMLDPRTRTIGMIHIALPDSKINPSKVRERPGYFADTGLPRLLEKMAAVSGNSNTRSYVVKLAGGASIMDPNDTFNIGKRNVLAAKKILWANGMGPVAEDVGANYSRTVTVSVDTGEVTISCPGRGQWKI from the coding sequence ATGAGTGACCTGGTTCTCGGTATCGGCGATTTCGGTGCTTCGGCAAGCAGCGGTTGCGCGATCAAAACCTACGCTCTTGGCAGCTGTGTCGCGGTTATCATGCTCGATCCACGCACCCGGACGATCGGCATGATCCATATTGCCCTGCCCGATTCAAAAATCAATCCGTCCAAGGTGCGTGAACGTCCCGGATACTTTGCCGACACCGGTCTGCCGCGCCTGCTGGAGAAGATGGCGGCCGTCAGCGGCAACAGCAATACCCGTTCCTATGTCGTCAAGCTGGCCGGCGGCGCCTCGATCATGGACCCCAATGACACCTTCAATATCGGTAAGCGCAATGTCCTGGCCGCCAAGAAAATTCTCTGGGCCAACGGCATGGGGCCGGTCGCCGAAGATGTCGGCGCGAATTACAGTCGGACCGTCACCGTTTCGGTCGATACCGGGGAAGTGACCATCTCTTGTCCCGGCCGCGGCCAGTGGAAGATCTGA
- a CDS encoding HDOD domain-containing protein, producing the protein MTEQKAVEEIRRAIEKAPLLSANAQRLMQITADTDHELGDVIDIVKCDATLTARVLRVVNSAAYDLLNPISSIDRAVSYLGERMVTCIAIGDSVGNLMNRPMAGYQAAAGELWRHDLFTAFAAREIARCARGDMTIDLAFTAGLLHDIGKAILSEFLHGSAENLVGDIDAGHVENYLGGEKKLLGMDHAEIGLELAKSWQLPTPLQSAIAFHHEPQRAPEEDRLLVYAVHLGDIIAMMNGFGTGSDSMQYQLDQGYQDYLEFDTKQLPGIILEATELFRQAEASLTQNQETES; encoded by the coding sequence ATGACTGAGCAAAAAGCTGTCGAAGAAATCCGCCGTGCCATTGAAAAGGCCCCGCTGCTTTCCGCCAATGCCCAGCGGCTGATGCAGATTACCGCGGACACGGATCATGAGCTCGGCGATGTGATCGACATTGTCAAATGCGACGCGACGTTGACCGCCCGGGTGCTCCGGGTGGTCAATTCCGCCGCCTATGATCTGCTCAATCCGATTTCATCCATCGATCGGGCGGTTTCGTATCTCGGTGAACGGATGGTGACCTGCATTGCCATCGGCGACAGCGTCGGGAACCTGATGAATCGTCCCATGGCCGGTTACCAGGCGGCAGCCGGCGAGTTGTGGCGGCATGACCTCTTCACCGCATTTGCGGCCAGGGAGATTGCCCGCTGCGCCAGGGGGGATATGACCATTGACCTGGCGTTTACCGCCGGATTGCTGCATGACATCGGCAAAGCGATCCTGTCGGAATTTCTTCATGGCAGTGCTGAAAACCTGGTCGGCGATATTGATGCCGGTCATGTCGAGAACTATCTCGGCGGAGAGAAGAAACTGCTCGGCATGGATCACGCGGAAATCGGCCTGGAACTGGCGAAAAGCTGGCAGCTGCCGACGCCGCTGCAGTCGGCGATCGCTTTTCATCACGAGCCGCAACGCGCGCCCGAGGAGGATCGTCTGCTGGTCTATGCCGTCCACCTGGGCGATATCATCGCCATGATGAACGGTTTCGGCACCGGCAGTGACAGTATGCAGTACCAGCTGGATCAGGGTTATCAGGACTATCTGGAGTTCGATACCAAACAGTTGCCGGGCATCATCCTCGAGGCAACCGAGCTGTTCCGGCAGGCCGAGGCATCGCTAACTCAAAATCAGGAGACCGAATCGTGA
- a CDS encoding response regulator, which produces MKRIVVADDSQTARMFVKRCLQIVGLQDVEFCEAGNGKEALALLKEQPTDLLVTDLNMPTMDGETLLKWVKGNPRLTDVPVMVVTSAGNPAKEEQLVKLGAFCVLNKPVNPALLREKLQPLLKEISDA; this is translated from the coding sequence GTGAAAAGAATCGTTGTTGCCGATGATTCCCAGACGGCACGCATGTTTGTCAAACGTTGTCTGCAGATCGTCGGTCTTCAGGATGTCGAATTCTGCGAAGCCGGCAACGGCAAGGAAGCACTGGCCCTGCTCAAGGAGCAGCCGACCGACCTTTTGGTGACCGATCTCAACATGCCGACCATGGATGGTGAAACGCTGTTGAAATGGGTCAAGGGCAATCCGCGCCTGACCGACGTGCCGGTGATGGTTGTCACCAGTGCCGGCAACCCGGCAAAGGAGGAGCAACTCGTCAAACTCGGCGCCTTCTGTGTTCTCAACAAGCCTGTCAACCCGGCGTTGTTGCGGGAGAAGCTGCAGCCGCTGCTGAAGGAGATTTCCGATGCTTGA
- a CDS encoding chemotaxis protein CheX yields MLERMTRAMHKAVAETIENMAFLEALPSQEPPPIEEGEMLRASLLMHDPVQGEFLLLMPRNLLLGIAEALFGLPVEELTEQLADDALLELLNTVAGQFLNEVIPGQVYRLGLPEIEPSSDEPLGNSEIVWHFLIDDEGFSVAVSGTSLLEQA; encoded by the coding sequence ATGCTTGAACGGATGACCAGGGCGATGCACAAGGCCGTGGCGGAAACCATTGAAAATATGGCGTTTCTGGAGGCCCTGCCGAGCCAGGAGCCACCCCCCATCGAAGAGGGTGAGATGCTTCGGGCGAGCCTGCTGATGCACGATCCGGTGCAGGGTGAATTTCTGCTGCTGATGCCGCGCAACCTGCTGCTCGGTATTGCCGAGGCGCTGTTCGGACTGCCGGTCGAGGAATTGACCGAGCAGCTTGCCGACGATGCCCTGCTCGAACTGCTCAATACGGTGGCCGGTCAGTTCCTCAACGAAGTCATCCCCGGCCAGGTTTATCGCCTCGGCCTGCCCGAAATCGAACCCTCGTCGGATGAACCGCTCGGTAACAGCGAAATCGTCTGGCACTTCCTGATAGATGATGAGGGATTTTCCGTCGCGGTGTCCGGGACCTCGCTGCTGGAGCAGGCCTGA
- a CDS encoding response regulator, with protein sequence MGKKVLIIDDSSTMRKIVARSLRQAGFDFETILEAGDGQEALEVLSGENVDVILSDINMPNMNGVEFLRNKAEDDGIRNIPVVMITTEAGSEILREALDLGAKGSIKKPFTPDQVQDTLGALL encoded by the coding sequence ATGGGAAAAAAAGTACTGATCATCGATGATTCAAGCACCATGCGCAAGATTGTCGCACGTTCGCTGCGCCAGGCCGGCTTCGATTTTGAGACGATTCTCGAAGCCGGTGACGGGCAGGAGGCGCTGGAGGTGTTGAGTGGTGAAAATGTCGATGTCATTCTCAGTGACATCAATATGCCGAACATGAACGGGGTCGAATTTCTCCGCAACAAGGCCGAGGATGACGGCATCAGGAATATCCCGGTGGTGATGATCACCACCGAGGCCGGGTCGGAGATTCTGCGCGAGGCTCTCGACCTCGGAGCCAAGGGAAGCATCAAGAAGCCCTTCACTCCCGATCAGGTTCAGGACACCCTGGGTGCCTTACTCTAG
- a CDS encoding chemotaxis protein CheX, with the protein MDFAKSVIDATCEIFETMLMTRVTPGDPLPNRSDVFVGGISGMVGMAGGYRGMLAIHCSNQVAMAITGTFLGIEVETVDDDVKDAIGEMANMLAGSVKSSLSENGKDIKLSIPSAVGGEEYTFECHAAADQVLMPFKMPDGEFLVELQLQEQSE; encoded by the coding sequence GTGGATTTTGCGAAAAGCGTGATTGACGCAACCTGCGAAATATTTGAAACCATGTTGATGACCCGGGTGACTCCGGGCGATCCGCTGCCGAATCGTAGTGACGTCTTTGTCGGCGGCATCAGCGGCATGGTCGGCATGGCCGGAGGCTACCGGGGGATGCTGGCCATCCATTGCTCCAACCAGGTTGCCATGGCCATTACCGGGACGTTTCTCGGCATCGAAGTTGAAACTGTTGACGATGATGTCAAAGACGCTATCGGTGAGATGGCCAATATGCTGGCCGGATCGGTTAAATCCTCCCTGTCGGAGAACGGCAAGGACATCAAGTTGTCTATTCCATCCGCCGTGGGCGGGGAAGAATATACCTTCGAGTGTCATGCCGCCGCTGACCAGGTGCTGATGCCATTCAAAATGCCCGATGGAGAATTCCTGGTGGAACTGCAGCTGCAGGAACAGTCGGAATGA